From Puniceicoccaceae bacterium, the proteins below share one genomic window:
- a CDS encoding HAD family hydrolase, translating to TEIQNLPLFGYGIKGFTLSLIETAMRISQYRVSARQIEQIIQIGKSMLQYPVELLPEVETTLNRLTPHYRLILATKGDLLDQERKLQRSGISHFFHHIEVMSEKNAAAYQHLLAHLDVQPHEFAMVGNSLKSDILPTLEIGAIAFHVPYHVDWVHERVESFSAPEGRCFTCQHIGEVADHLHVA from the coding sequence AGACGGAAATTCAGAATCTTCCACTTTTCGGATACGGGATCAAAGGTTTCACACTTTCCCTGATCGAAACGGCCATGCGCATCAGCCAATACCGCGTCAGCGCCCGGCAAATCGAACAGATCATCCAGATCGGAAAATCCATGCTGCAGTATCCTGTTGAGCTACTGCCCGAGGTCGAAACTACACTCAATCGCTTGACTCCTCATTACCGCCTGATTCTGGCCACCAAGGGCGATTTGCTCGACCAGGAGCGCAAGCTGCAACGGTCGGGAATCTCCCACTTCTTTCATCACATTGAGGTCATGAGCGAAAAAAACGCCGCCGCCTATCAACACCTGTTAGCCCATCTCGATGTACAACCTCACGAATTCGCCATGGTCGGCAACTCGCTGAAATCCGACATCCTTCCCACACTGGAGATCGGCGCGATTGCCTTTCATGTCCCCTACCATGTGGATTGGGTCCACGAGCGCGTTGAATCCTTTTCGGCACCCGAAGGACGTTGCTTCACCTGCCAACACATAGGGGAAGTTGCAGATCATTTGCACGTGGCCTAG
- a CDS encoding glycosyltransferase family 2 protein — MVTILILCFNKLELSQRCVQATLDAGYHPEQISVIDNGSSQPLQAMLQERFPAVNCIRLEHNLGFAGGFTQGIRRFLTMHPNCRDFLFLTNDTQPHPGCAEACAASARKHRSHLIAPRLLFRNDPERIDSLAARFERTDGTLHHCRTLGLSPLLQHDEYIPGTAMWMTREAFEQLGGTDESYVMYWEDVDLCFRAHQQGIRMARCEEAIIAHGIGQTCHKKPLYSTYYFQKNRIRFCKKWLDSESWKQVSSRIATDLQALMERATLRNDTQRQHFVEQLQILLKSESA; from the coding sequence ATGGTCACCATTCTCATCCTCTGTTTCAACAAACTGGAACTCAGTCAGCGCTGCGTGCAGGCCACGCTGGATGCTGGCTATCACCCAGAACAGATCAGCGTGATCGACAATGGCTCCTCCCAACCGTTGCAAGCAATGCTCCAGGAACGGTTTCCGGCGGTCAATTGCATCCGACTGGAGCACAACCTCGGTTTTGCCGGTGGCTTCACTCAGGGTATTCGGCGTTTTCTCACGATGCACCCGAATTGCCGGGATTTTCTTTTTCTGACCAATGATACCCAACCCCACCCCGGATGTGCAGAAGCGTGCGCAGCAAGCGCGAGAAAACACCGAAGCCACTTGATCGCGCCTCGCTTGCTGTTTCGCAACGATCCTGAGCGTATCGACTCGCTTGCAGCCCGATTTGAACGCACGGATGGAACGTTACACCACTGCCGGACCCTGGGACTGTCACCCCTGCTCCAGCACGATGAATACATTCCCGGGACCGCCATGTGGATGACACGCGAGGCGTTTGAGCAACTTGGTGGCACCGATGAATCGTATGTCATGTACTGGGAGGATGTGGATCTTTGCTTTCGCGCCCACCAGCAGGGAATCCGGATGGCCCGTTGCGAAGAGGCCATAATCGCACACGGAATCGGGCAAACCTGTCACAAAAAACCGCTTTATTCGACGTATTACTTCCAGAAAAACCGTATTCGATTCTGTAAAAAATGGCTCGATTCAGAATCGTGGAAACAGGTTAGCTCCCGCATTGCAACCGATCTTCAAGCCCTTATGGAGCGCGCCACACTACGGAATGACACCCAGCGCCAGCACTTTGTCGAGCAGCTTCAAATCCTGCTCAAATCTGAAAGCGCATAA